Proteins co-encoded in one Arachis hypogaea cultivar Tifrunner chromosome 13, arahy.Tifrunner.gnm2.J5K5, whole genome shotgun sequence genomic window:
- the LOC112792702 gene encoding pentatricopeptide repeat-containing protein At5g44230, which produces MVLHRKALESQLVSVLQGCTNLKKVKEVHAHIYRNDLHQCSYVITKLIRVLTVLHVPVESYPRLVFSQVQNPINPFLWTALVRGYALKGPLSEAFRLYASMRTEGIGPVSFMFSALFTACGAARDATLGAQVHAQTVLVGGFESDLYVNNTMINMYVKCGSLHCARKVFDEMSERDVVSWTELIVAYAKSGDMGSAQELFDGLNVKDMVAWTAMVTGYAQNAMPKKALEFFERLQNEGLEADEVTLIGAISACAQLGASKYANWIRDIAENSRFEPAKSVLVGSALIDMYSKCGNVEEAHNVFSRMKQRNVFSYSSMIAGFAMHGRAHAAIELFYEMLKTETKPNHVTFLGVLTACTHAGMVEQGQRVFETMEKCYGVAPTADHYACMADLLGRAGHLEKALQLVQTMPMEPNGGVWGALLGASHIHKNPDVAEVASSHLFELEPDNIGNYLLLSNTYAAAGRWDDVSRVRKLMKEKNLRKNPGCSWVEAKNGMVHEFFAGDATHPEIGEIKKALDDLMERLKGIGYQPNLSSVPYDIGDEEKKRLLMAHSEKLALAYGLLVTDPGSTIKIMKNLRICEDCHIVMCGASKITGRKIVVRDNMRFHHFLNGTCSCSNFW; this is translated from the coding sequence ATGGTACTTCATCGAAAGGCTTTGGAGTCGCAATTGGTATCTGTCCTTCAAGGCTGCACCAACCtcaaaaaagtcaaagaagtccACGCTCACATCTATCGCAACGACCTCCACCAATGTTCCTACGTCATTACCAAACTCATCCGCGTCCTCACGGTGCTCCACGTTCCAGTGGAATCTTACCCTCGCCTCGTCTTCTCACAGGTCCAAAACCCTATCAACCCCTTTCTATGGACGGCTCTTGTTCGTGGCTATGCCCTGAAGGGACCACTTTCCGAGGCATTTCGCCTTTACGCCTCCATGAGGACGGAAGGCATTGGTCCCGTGTCATTTATGTTCTCTGCTCTGTTCACGGCTTGTGGCGCCGCGCGTGACGCGACCTTGGGGGCGCAGGTTCATGCCCAGACGGTGTTAGTTGGTGGGTTTGAGTCTGATTTGTATGTAAACAATACAATGATCAATATGTATGTAAAATGCGGTTCTTTGCACTGTGCACgcaaggtgtttgatgaaatgtcagaACGGGATGTGGTTTCTTGGACCGAGTTGATTGTTGCGTATGCGAAGAGTGGTGACATGGGATCGGCGCAGGAGCTGTTTGACGGATTGAATGTGAAGGATATGGTGGCTTGGACTGCAATGGTTACTGGTTATGCACAGAATGCAATGCCAAAGAAAGCCTTGGAGTTTTTCGAGCGGTTGCAAAACGAAGGTTTGGAGGCTGATGAGGTTACCTTGATTGGTGCCATATCCGCTTGTGCTCAATTGGGAGCATCCAAGTATGCTAATTGGATAAGGGACATTGCTGAGAATTCTAGGTTTGAACCAGCAAAGAGTGTTCTTGTGGGATCAGCATTGATAGACATGTATTCAAAGTGTGGTAATGTGGAAGAGGCACATAATGTGTTTTCAAGAATGAAGCAAAGGAATGTGTTTTCTTACAGCTCCATGATTGCAGGGTTTGCAATGCATGGCCGTGCTCATGCAGCTATTGAATTGTTTTATGAGATGTTGAAGACTGAGACTAAACCAAACCATGTTACTTTTTTAGGAGTTCTTACAGCTTGCACTCATGCAGGCATGGTAGAGCAAGGTCAGAGGGTCTTTGAAACCATGGAAAAATGTTATGGTGTTGCTCCAACTGCTGATCATTACGCTTGCATGGCGGATCTTCTTGGCCGTGCTGGACACCTGGAGAAAGCACTTCAGCTCGTTCAGACAATGCCTATGGAGCCCAATGGAGGTGTATGGGGAGCACTTCTTGGAGCATCACACATCCACAAGAACCCTGATGTTGCTGAAGTTGCTTCTAGCCATTTGTTTGAGCTTGAACCTGATAACATAGGGAACTATCTATTGCTTTCTAACACATATGCAGCTGCTGGAAGATGGGATGATGTGTCAAGGGTAAGAAAATTGATGAAAGAGAAGAATTTGAGGAAAAATCCAGGTTGTAGCTGGGTTGAAGCGAAGAATGGTATGGTTCACGAGTTCTTTGCTGGTGATGCGACACATCCTGAAATTGGTGAGATCAAGAAGGCTTTAGATGATCTTATGGAGCGATTGAAGGGAATTGGATATCAGCCAAACCTAAGTTCAGTGCCATATGATATTGGTGATGAAGAAAAGAAGCGTTTACTTATGGCTCATAGTGAAAAACTAGCTTTGGCATATGGATTGCTAGTCACTGATCCAGGTTCCACTATAAAGATCATGAAGAACCTTAGGATATGTGAGGATTGTCACATTGTAATGTGTGGTGCATCGAAAATTACAGGAAGAAAAATTGTTGTGAGGGATAATATGAGATTCCATCACTTCCTCAATGGAACCTGCTCCTGTAGTAACTTTTGGTAA
- the LOC112792701 gene encoding probable CoA ligase CCL12 produces MGKGLRELGVKDFLEAGLSVAEAIEFDGVLREIVSLCVSSTDIWRQIVTRRVLKPSHPHSFHQLVYYSLYQSSSNASHHADPPLYWFPSLEQARISNLGHVMETYGPKLFGSSYKDPITSYPLMHKFSVDNPQEYWSIVLKELSVSFIEAPRCILDTSDPSKHGGTWLPGSVLNIADCCLQPCARPYKSDDSLAIVWRDEECDDSMFNRMTLKQLRQQVMLVASAIDGTFSKGDAIAIDMQMTVNAVVIYLAIVLAGCAVVSIADSFAPKEISSRLRVSKAKGIFTQDFILRGGKKFHLYSRVTEAASCKVIVVPVTGEELGVQLREQDMSWKAFLSTVSQNGRSGGYSPIYQSVDSVTNILFSSGTTGDPKAIPWTQLAPIRSAADGWAAIDIQPGDVYCWPTNLGWVIGPTVLYHCFLNGAALALYHGSPQGSDFGKFVQDAGVTILGTVPSLVKAWKSTQCMEGLDWTKIKAFCSSGETSNVDDDLWLSSKAYYSPIVELCGGTELASSYIAGSPLQPQAFGAFSTASMTTGFVILDENGVAYPEDVPCVGEVGLFPLSLGASDRLLNADHDMVYFKGMPTYKGQVLRRHGDIIKRTVGGYIIVQGRADDTMNLGGIKTSSIEIERVCDRADECISETAAVSVAPPSGGPDQLAIFVVLKKGYVSNAETLKLRFSKAIQSNLNPLFKVSHVKVVGEFPRTASNKILRRVLRDQMKQELSVKSRL; encoded by the exons ATGGGAAAGGGGTTGAGGGAGTTGGGAGTGAAGGACTTCTTGGAGGCAGGGTTATCAGTGGCAGAAGCCATTGAATTTGATGGTGTTTTGAGGGAAATTGTGTCCCTTTGTGTTTCATCTACAGATATCTGGCGCCAAATTGTGACTCGGAGAGTGCTGAAGCCATCTCACCCTCATTCATTCCACCAACTTGTTTATTACTCTCTCTATCAATCTTCTTCCAATGCTTCTCATCATGCTGATCCTCCTCTATATTGGTTCCCTTCTTT GGAACAGGCCAGAATTTCCAACTTGGGGCATGTCATGGAAACCTATGGTCCAAAGCTTTTTGGGTCTTCCTACAAAGACCCAATTACCAGTTATCCTCTCATGCACAAGTTTTCTGTCGACAATCCTCAG GAATACTGGTCTATTGTTCTCAAGGAACTCTCAGTTTCATTCATTGAAGCTCCAAGGTGCATTTTGGATACTTCTGATCCCTCAAAACATGGAGGAACTTGGCTTCCCGGCTCTGTCTTGAATATTGCTGATTGCTGCTTGCAGCCGTGCGCACGCCCCTACAAATCGGATGACAGTTTAGCCATCGTTTGGAGAGATGAAGAATGTGATGATTCCATGTTTAATCGTATGACACTCAAACAACTCCGACAGCAAGTAAT GTTGGTAGCAAGTGCAATAGATGGCACATTCTCAAAGGGAGATGCAATTGCAATTGACATGCAAATGACAGTTAATGCTGTTGTTATATATTTGGCCATTGTTCTAGCTGGATGTGCTGTGGTATCTATAGCAGATAGCTTTGCACCAAAAGAAATTTCTTCTCGGTTGCGTGTTTCTAAAGCAAAGGGAATTTTCACACAG GATTTCATATTAAGAGGTGGCAAGAAATTCCATTTGTACAG TCGAGTCACTGAAGCGGCTTCATGTAAAGTTATCGTGGTCCCTGTGACTGGCGAAGAACTAGGTGTACAGTTAAGAGAACAAGACATGTCATGGAAGGCTTTCCTTTCTACTGTCAGTCAAAACGGCAG ATCAGGCGGCTACTCTCCGATATATCAATCAGTTGATTCTGTCACTAACATACTATTCTCGTCAGGAACCACAG GAGATCCAAAAGCTATTCCTTGGACTCAACTTGCACCAATAAGAAGTGCTGCCGATGGATGGGCTGCAATTGATATTCAACCTGGAGATGTCTATTGTTGGCCTACAAATTTAGGATGGGTGATCGGACCAACCGTGTTATACCATTGTTTTCTAAATGGTGCAGCTCTTGCTCTCTACCATGGATCGCCTCAAGGCAGCGATTTTGGAAAATTTGTTCAG GATGCAGGTGTTACCATACTGGGAACTGTGCCGAGCTTAGTTAAAGCTTGGAAGAGTACACAATGCATGGAGGGTTTGGATTGGACAAAGATAAA GGCATTTTGTTCCAGTGGAGAAACTTCAAATGTTGATGATGATCTATGGTTGTCTTCAAAAGCTTACTACAGTCCAATTGTTGAATTGTGTGGAGGAACAGAACTTGCCTCTAGTTACATTGCGGGAAGCCCACTTCAGCCTCAAGCCTTTGGTGCTTTTAGCACAGCATCAATGACAACTGGTTTTGTCATTCTTGATGAAAATGGAGTTGCTTAT CCAGAGGATGTTCCCTGTGTTGGTGAGGTGGGCTTGTTCCCTTTATCTCTGGGTGCTTCTGATAGATTGCTTAATGCTGATCATGATATGGTTTACTTTAAGGGAATGCCAACTTATAAAGGACAG GTACTTAGGAGACATGGGGATATAATAAAGAGAACTGTTGGAGGCTATATTATTGTACAAGGGAGGGCAGATGACACCATGAATCTTGGTGGAATAAAG ACAAGTTCTATAGAAATCGAGCGCGTCTGTGATAGGGCCGACGAATGCATTTCGGAGACGGCAGCAGTCAGTGTTGCTCCTCCAAGTGGTGGTCCAGATCAGCTGGCCATATTTGTTGTTTTAAAGAAAGGATACGTTTCCAATGCAGAAACTCTAAAGCTGAGATTTTCCAAAGCAATTCAAAGCAACCTTAATCCTTTGTTTAAG GTAAGCCATGTTAAAGTTGTGGGGGAGTTTCCAAGAACAGCTTCGAACAAAATACTGAGGAGAGTTCTGAGAGATCAAATGAAGCAAGAGTTATCAGTTAAGAGCAGACTTTAG
- the LOC112792703 gene encoding mitochondrial dicarboxylate/tricarboxylate transporter DTC, whose protein sequence is MGDDKKAKPAAPVGVWSTVKPFVNGGASGMLATCVIQPIDMIKVRIQLGQGSAAQVTSTMLKNEGVAAFYKGLSAGLLRQATYTTARLGSFRILTSKAIEANEGKPLPLYQKALCGLTAGAIGATVGSPADLALIRMQADATLPAAQRRNYTNAFHALYRIVADEGVLALWKGAGPTVVRAMALNMGMLASYDQSVEFFKDSMGFGEMATVVGASAVSGFFASACSLPFDYVKTQIQKMQPDAEGKYPYTGSVDCALKTLKSGGPFKFYTGFPVYCVRIAPHVMMTWIFLNQIQKLEKSAGL, encoded by the exons ATGGGAGACGACAAGAAGGCCAAGCCTGCTGCCCCAGTCGGCGTATGGTCCACCGTCAAGCCCTTCGTCAATGGAGGCGCCTCCGGCATGCTTGCCACCTGCGTCATCCAACCCATCGATATGATCAAG GTCAGGATTCAATTGGGTCAAGGATCAGCTGCACAAGTCACTTCAACCATGCTCAAGAATGAGGGTGTTGCTGCTTTCTACAAG GGTCTATCTGCTGGACTTCTTAGGCAAGCAACTTACACCACAGCTCGTCTTGGATCATTTAG AATCTTGACATCCAAGGCAATTGAGGCTAATGAGGGCAAGCCCTTGCCACTCTATCAGAAAGCTTTATGCGGGCTGACTGCTGGTGCGATTGGAGCGACTGTTGGTAGTCCAGCAGATTTGGCACTTATTCGTATGCAGGCCGATGCAACTTTACCTGCTGCTCAGCGCCGAAATTACACAAATGCCTTCCATGCACTTTATCGTATTGTTGCTGATGAAGGTGTTTTGGCACTCTGGAAAGGTGCTGGACCTACTGTAGTAAGAGCCATGGCATTGAACATGGGTATGCTTGCGTCTTATGATCAAAGTGTTGAGTTCTTCAAGGATTCCATGGGCTTTGGTGAAATGGCTACTGTGGTCG gtGCAAGTGCTGTTTCTGGATTCTTCGCATCTGCTTGCAGTTTGCCATTTGACTATGTCAAGACCCAGATTCAAAAGATGCAACCTGATGCCGAGGGAAAATATCCATACACTGGATCTGTTGATTGTGCTCTCAAAACCTTGAAATCAGGAGGACCTTTCAAGTTCTACACTGGATTCCCTGTCTACTGTGTTAGAATTGCTCCTCATGTCATG ATGACATGGATTTTCCTAAACCAGATCCAGAAATTGGAGAAATCTGCTGGGTTGTAG
- the LOC112771808 gene encoding heavy metal-associated isoprenylated plant protein 28 isoform X1 — MTIVEMCVHMDCPGCESKIKKALKKLPGVDEVDIDMKLQKVTVMGWAEQKKVLKAVRKTGRRAELWPYPYNPEYHAFSRQYANHTNTMTSSSSSSYNYYHHGYTFADDFGYYRKPIAASIVSDKAMAIFSDENPHACSIM, encoded by the exons ATGACG ATAGTAGAAATGTGTGTGCATATGGATTGTCCGGGGTGCGAGAGCAAGATAAAGAAAGCTCTGAAGAAGTTACCAG GAGTTGATGAGGTAGACATAGATATGAAGCTGCAAAAGGTGACGGTTATGGGATGGGCAGAgcaaaagaaggttttgaaagcGGTTAGGAAGACAGGAAGGAGAGCTGAGCTGTGGCCATATCCATACAACCCTGAATACCATGCATTCTCACGCCAATATGCCAACCACACCAACACCAtgacctcttcttcctcctcttcttacAACTACTACCACCATGGTTACACTTTTGCCGATGACTTTGGCTATTACCGAAAGCCTATTGCTGCTTCCATCGTTAGTGACAAGGCCATGGCTATCTTCAGCGACGAAAACCCTCATGCTTGTTCTATTATGTGA
- the LOC112771808 gene encoding heavy metal-associated isoprenylated plant protein 28 isoform X2, whose product MCVHMDCPGCESKIKKALKKLPGVDEVDIDMKLQKVTVMGWAEQKKVLKAVRKTGRRAELWPYPYNPEYHAFSRQYANHTNTMTSSSSSSYNYYHHGYTFADDFGYYRKPIAASIVSDKAMAIFSDENPHACSIM is encoded by the exons ATGTGTGTGCATATGGATTGTCCGGGGTGCGAGAGCAAGATAAAGAAAGCTCTGAAGAAGTTACCAG GAGTTGATGAGGTAGACATAGATATGAAGCTGCAAAAGGTGACGGTTATGGGATGGGCAGAgcaaaagaaggttttgaaagcGGTTAGGAAGACAGGAAGGAGAGCTGAGCTGTGGCCATATCCATACAACCCTGAATACCATGCATTCTCACGCCAATATGCCAACCACACCAACACCAtgacctcttcttcctcctcttcttacAACTACTACCACCATGGTTACACTTTTGCCGATGACTTTGGCTATTACCGAAAGCCTATTGCTGCTTCCATCGTTAGTGACAAGGCCATGGCTATCTTCAGCGACGAAAACCCTCATGCTTGTTCTATTATGTGA